In a genomic window of Oncorhynchus keta strain PuntledgeMale-10-30-2019 chromosome 28, Oket_V2, whole genome shotgun sequence:
- the LOC118360432 gene encoding transcription factor HES-5-like, with product MTPTMTRQITYSEQNLSLTKVKKPAVEKMRRDRINTSIEQLKSLLAPEFLLQQPDSKQEKADILEMTVYFLSRQQQAGSSSTVVANGSYSHCVQEAVSFLSQCEVKTQSHSRLLTHLHSLQTSSQHSQAPRSLSPLGSPIDQATTKGVMRPISHPLWRPW from the exons ATGACACCAACAATGACTAGACAGATTACCTACTCTGAGCAGAACCTCTCACTTACTAAG GTAAAGAAGCCAGCTGTGGAGAAGATGCGCAGAGATCGCATCAACACCAGCATCGAGCAGCTCAAGTCCCTCCTGGCTCCCgagttcctcctgcagcagccTGACTCCAAGCAGGAGAAGGCTGACATCTTGGAGATGACCGTCTATTTCCTGAGCCGACAGCAGCAGGCAGGGAGTTCCTCCACCGTGGTAGCCAATGGGAGCTACTCTCACTGTGTGCAGGAGGCTGTTAGCTTCCTGTCGCAGTGTGAGGTGAAGACACAGTCCCACAGCAGGCTGCTGACCCACCTCCACAGCCTGCAGACATCCAGCCAACACAGCCAGGCCCCCAGGTCCCTCTCCCCGCTGGGCTCCCCAATAGACCAGGCCACCACCAAGGGTGTGATGAGACCCATCTCCCATCCGCTCTGGAGGCCCTGGTAG
- the LOC118360433 gene encoding transcription factor HES-5-like, whose translation MAPCSTNFSFQHLRFAEKDIKIRKPIVEKMRRDRINGCIEQLKLILEKEFHKQDPNTKLEKADILEMTVSFLRQQLQPDPSQRDYGEGYSQCWRESLQFLSGSPKRDTTSIITSAGPLQGLQQRLSTQVQRSIQQRPVVHSTSPVSSTLRPTTNTNTTLHDTGAKGPVWRPW comes from the exons ATGGCTCCCTGTTCAACCAACTTCTCTTTCCAGCACCTGAGGTTCGCAGAAAAAGACATTAAG ATAAGGAAACCCATCGTGGAGAAGATGCGTCGGGATCGCATCAACGGCTGCATCGAGCAGCTCAAGCTCATCCTGGAGAAGGAGTTCCACAAACAGGACCCCAACACCAAGCTGGAGAAAGCCGACATCCTGGAGATGACCGTGAGCTTCCTGAGGCAGCAGCTGCAGCCGGATCCATCTCAGAGGGACTACGGCGAGGGTTATTCACAGTGTTGGAGGGAGTCTCTGCAGTTCCTGTCCGGAAGCCCCAAGAGAGACACCACTTCCATCATCACCTCGGCTGGACCTCTTCAGGGGCTCCAGCAGCGGCTCTCCACCCAGGTCCAGAGATCCATCCAGCAGCGCCCAGTGGTCCATTCCACCTCTCCAGTCTCCTCCACCCTCCGACCCACCACTAACACCAACACCACGCTCCACGACACAGGAGCTAAAGGCCCAGTCTGGAGGCCCTGGTAG
- the LOC118361290 gene encoding taste receptor type 1 member 1-like: MGVCVVLGWLVLVLTGHQLTEGTSLQLSGDYSISCLFPLHNLATSGSNLPDMEACKKGKSNKHGYHLIQAMRFAVEEINNGTKNQHLLPGVTLGYQAYDICNTPASVLATLDLLAQQLQRTSGNKTGGDQRAVAVIGPDSSSYTFPPAAMLGSYLVPQISYEATNELLSNKHLYPSFFRTIPSDRNQVDAMIQLLVRFNWTWIVLLGSDNSYGLQGMQRLSQQAAYYDICIAYQGVIPDLTSATNQTMRSIVKGILKTKVNTIVVFSSKSKVSGFFPFVIEQGVTGKVWIGTEDWSVATLVSGIPGIHTIGTVLGISIKYAAIAGFETFESHVVSKLLRDTSNGMMDLRVDCLQNTDLYSMAVKNFSLDGYDMTSSYNVYKAVYAVAHALHQALGCDSGECQKIEVQPWQLLPLLKQVRFSVGNSSVYFDENGDPPTGYDIVTWVWRGTEWSLRVVGSYTPDPTDLTVDPAQIEWASDIDNLGKEVPPSICSPECPTGHRKLQTGQHKCCFDCLACPAHTFLNSTGSTWCQACELHQWSTEASKVCLDRTVLLLAWDAPLSLALLVLLALTLFMTLGSGVVFLLNLGTPVAKSAGGRTCLVMLLALTAAAASALCHFGLPSRPACLLKQPLFVFSFTVCLACVTVRSFQVVCIFKLSSKLPRAYDTWAKNHGPEVTVLVVSMTVLSISALRVALTPPYPSQDVDFYSNCIVTECSNTLSFGAMIELAYVSALSMLCFSFSYMGKDLPANYNEAKCITFSLMVYMISWISFFTIYFVTRAEFAMAMHVLAIVSSVLGILGGYFMPKVYIMVLRPQMNTTAHFQNCIQMYTMNKQ, translated from the exons ATGGGTGTGTGTGTCGTCCTGGGCTGGTTGGTACTGGTCCTGACTGGCCACCAGCTGACTGAGGGAACCAGTCTGCAGCTTTCAGGGGACTACTCCATCTCGTGTCTCTTTCCGCTCCACAATTTAGCCACCTCCGGTTCCAACCTACCAGACATGGAAGCCTGCAAAAA AGGCAAATCTAATAAACATGGCTATCATTTGATACAAGCCATGAGATTCGCTGTGGAGGAGATCAACAACGGCACCAAAAACCAACATCTTCTCCCAGGGGTGACGCTGGGTTACCAGGCGTATGACATCTGCAATACACCAGCCAGTGTCCTGGCCACTCTGGACCTCCTGGCCCAACAGTTACAGAGAACTTCAGGGAACAAGACGGGTGGTGACCAGAGAGCAGTGGCAGTGATTGGGCCTGATAGTAGCAGTTATACCTTTCCCCCGGCTGCAATGCTGGgctcctatctggtgccacag ATATCCTATGAAGCCACAAACGAATTGCTGAGCAACAAGCACCTCTACCCATCCTTCTTCCGCACCATCCCCAGTGACAGGAACCAGGTGGACGCCATGATCCAGCTGCTGGTCCGTTTTAACTGGACCTGGATCGTGCTACTGGGCAGTGATAACTCCTACGGCCTCCAGGGCATGCAGAGGCTCTCCCAACAGGCGGCCTACTACGACATCTGCATCGCCTACCAAGGAGTCATCCCCGACCTCACCTCAGCCACCAATCAGACCATGAGGAGCATTGTCAAGGGCATCTTGAAGACCAAGGTCAACACTATTGTTGTCTTCTCCAGCAAAAGCAAAGTTAGTGGGTTCTTCCCATTTGTCATAGAGCAGGGTGTAACTGGCAAGGTGTGGATAGGGACAGAGGACTGGTCAGTGGCCACTCTAGTGTCGGGGATACCAGGGATTCACACCATCGGAACTGTTCTAGGCATCTCCATCAAATACGCAGCCATAGCTGGGTTTGAGACGTTCGAAAGCCATGTTGTTTCAAAGTTACTTAGGGACACCTCCAATGGCATGATGGACCTGAGGGTTGACTGTTTGCAAAATACGGATCTCTATAGCATGGCAGTAAAAAACTTCTCTTTGGATGGCTATGACATGACATCCTCTTATAATGTTTACAAGGCTGTATATGCTGTGGCCCATGCCCTGCACCAAGCACTTGGTTGTGACTCAGGTGAATGCCAAAAGATTGAAGTACAACCTTGGCAG cttctGCCACTGTTAAAGCAGGTGAGATTCTCTGTTGGGAACTCCTCTGTGTACTTTGATGAGAACGGAGACCCGCCCACAGGATATGACATCGTGACCTGGGTTTGGAGGGGAACAGAGTGGTCTCTCCGAGTGGTGGGCTCTTACACTCCAGACCCCACTGACCTCACAGTGGACCCTGCTCAAATTGAATGGGCTAGTGACATTGACAACCTGGGAAAA GAGGTGCCTCCGTCAATATGCTCTCCAGAATGCCCTACAGGTCACAGGAAGCTGCAGACAGGACAACACAAGTGCTGCTTCGACTGCCTGGCCTGTCCTGCTCACACCTTCCTCAACAGTACTG GATCTACCTGGTGTCAGGCGTGTGAGCTCCACCAGTGGTCCACAGAGGCGAGCAAGGTGTGTCTGGATCGGACGGTCCTGCTGCTGGCTTGGGACGCCCCCCTGTCTCTTGCTCTGCTGGTCCTCCTGGCTCTGACCCTGTTCATGACCCTTGGGTCAGGGGTCGTCTTCCTCCTCAACCTGGGCACCCCTGTGGCCAAGTCGGCTGGCGGGCGCACCTGCCTGGTGATGCTTCTGGCCCTAACCGCGGCGGCCGCCAGCGCCCTGTGCCACTTTGGCCTCCCGTCTCGGCCCGCCTGCCTCCTCAAGCAGCCCCTCTTCGTCTTCAGCTTCACCGTGTGTCTGGCGTGCGTCACCGTGCGCTCCTTCCAAGTGGTCTGCATCTTTAAGCTGTCTTCCAAGCTGCCCCGTGCCTATGATACCTGGGCTAAGAACCACGGGCCTGAAGTCACCGTCCTTGTCGTGTCCATGACAGTGTTGTCGATCTCTGCGCTCCGGGTTGCTCTAACCCCCCCGTACCCCTCCCAGGACGTGGACTTCTACTCCAACTGCATTGTCACAGAGTGTAGTAACACCCTCTCTTTCGGTGCCATGATAGAACTAGCCTACGTCTCTGCGCTCAGCATGCTCTGTTTCTCCTTCAGTTACATGGGCAAAGACCTGCCAGCCAACTATAATGAGGCCAAATGTATCACCTTTAGTCTCATGGTCTACATGATCTCCTGGATCAGCTTCTTCACCATCTATTTTGTCACAAGGGCAGAGTTTGCCATGGCCATGCATGTGCtggccatagtgtccagtgtgctcGGTATTCTCGGTGGTTATTTCATGCCCAAGGTCTACATCATGGTGCTGAGGCCCCAAATGAACACAACGGCCCATTTCCAAAACTGTATTCAGATGTATACCATGAACAAACAGTGA